In the genome of Streptomyces aquilus, the window TGGAGCGGACGACGGAGGTGCCGCGCGAGCTGACGCAGGTGCTCCAGGCGATCGTGATCGTGTTCCTGGCGGCCCGACTGCGCTTCCCCAGCAGGTGGTTCAACCGTCGTAAGGAGGCGGTGTGATGTTCTTCGACTCCGATCTCCTGATGTCGGCGCTGCGCGCGCTGACCCCGATCCTGCTGGCGGCGCTGGGCGGTGCGATCTGCGAGCGTGCGGGGGTCTTCAACATCGGCCTCGAAGGCATGATGCTGATGGGCTGCTTCACTGCCGTGGCCACGAGCTGGTTCACCGGGAGCCCGTGGCTGGGCGTGCTGGCGGCGGCCCTCGCGGCGGCGGCCTACTCGCTGATCCTGGCGGTCGGCACGGTCACGCTGCGCGGCGACGCGGTCGTCCTGGGCGTCGCCATGAACCTCCTCGCCGTGGGCCTCACCAGCTTCCTGCTGCGTACGATCTTCGGCGTGCAGGGCACTTTTGACGACCCGTCACTCGCCGGGCTGCCACTCATCGGCGGTCTGAGTCCGCTCGCCTATTTGTCGTGGGCGGCGGTCGCCGTGGCCGCGGTCATGCTGTCCCGGCATGTGTGGGGGCTCAGGCTGCGCGGGGTCGGCGAGGCGCCGGACGCGGCGGCCACGCTCGGGGTGAGCCCCGCGAAGTACAAGTACGCGGCCGTCCTGCTCTCCGGCGTCCTGTGCGGACTCGCCGGGGCCCAACTCGCGCTCGGCAATGTCACGTTGTTCACCGAGAACATGACCGCGGGCCGCGGCTGGATCGCCGTCGTCGCCGTCATGCTCGGCCGCGCCCTGCCGCTCGGCGTCCTGCTCGCCGCGCTGCTCTTCGGCCTCGCCGAGGCGGCCGGCTTCCGCCTCCAGGGCCTCGGTCTGCCCCAGCAGGCCACCGACGCCGCGCCGTACGTCGTCACGCTCGGCGCCCTCTTCCTCACCACGGCACGCCGTCGTCGCCGTGTCCGCCCGTCGTCCACCGGAGCCGCCTCATGACGCAGGACCTGCTGCCCATCACCCGCATACCCCGCACCGGCCTGCCGGCCCACGCGATCGTCGTCGGCGACCCGGCGCGCGCCGCGGCCGTCGCCGCGCTGCTCGACGGCGCCGAGGAGGTGTCGTACCACCGCGAGTACCGTGTGTTCAGCGGCAGTTGGAAGGGCCTGCCGGTCGTCGTCGCCTCGCACGGGGTGGGCGGGCCGGGCGCGATCCTGCTGTTCCAGGAGCTCGCGGACGCGGGCGTGCGAGTGCTGCTGCGGTTCGGTACGGCGGGTGCGATGAAGCCGGGGATCGCCGACGGCGACCTCGTCATCGCCGAGGCGGCCGTCCGCGACGACGGGGTCACCCAGCAGCTGCTGCCGCCGGAGTACCCGGCGGTCTCCTCCCCCGAGGCCGTCTTCGCGCTCCAGCGCGCGGCCCGCGCGGCCGACGCCCCGCACCACCGGGGTGTCGTCTGGACCCGCGCGGCCTTCCAGCCCGGCCTGCTGCCGCTGTTCTCCTACGCCGGTGCCGGCCTCGCCGCCATCGAGATGGAGCTCTCCGCCCTGCTGGTCACGGCGTCGCTGCGCGGGCTGGTCGCGGGCGGGGTGCTGGTGGTCGACGGGGCGAACGCGGACGAGCTGGTGGACGACGAGGGCACCAGCGTCTACGACCCGCACCGTGACGTGGTCGCGGCCGGTGTCGAGAAGGGGGCCGTCGTGTCGCTGGAGGCGCTGCGGCTGCTGGCCGAGGAGTACGGGCTGTGAGCATCGATCTGCTGGTGCACGGCGGTGACGTCCTGACCGTCGACGAGGCCGGGACCGTCGTACGGGACGGGGCGGTCGCGGTCCACGAGGGCGAGATCGTCGCCGTCGGCCCCGCCGAGGAGCTGAAAGCGCGCTTCACAGCCGCCGAGGACGTTGACGCGGCGGGCTGTCTCGTCCTGCCCGGCCTGGTCAACACGCACACCCACCTCGCGATGACCCTCATACGGGGTCTCGCCGACGACGTCACCCTCCAGGGGTTCCTGGAGCGGGTGCTGCCCGCCGAGGCCCGGCTGCTGGCGCCGAAGAACGTGGCTGCGGCGGTACGGCTCGCGATCGCCGAGAGCGTCCGGGCCGGGGTGACCTCCGCGCTCGACATGTACTGGTTCCACGAGGCGGCCGAGCAGGCGGCCCGGGAAGCGGGCTGGCGGCTGCACACCGGGCCCACCTTCATGGACGTACCCGAGCCGCCGGACGCGATCGCCTACGAGGACCGGCTGGAGTGGGCGCGCCGGGACCTGCTGGCGCGCGGCCCGGCCCGCCCCGGCCACCGGCCCGTGGTGTTCGCGCACTCGACGTACACCCTCTCCCCCGACCAGCTCGTCGAGATCTTCGCCCTGGCACGCGAGTTCGGCGCCCTGATCCACATCCACGCGGCCGAGAACGCCACCGAGGTCGCCACGGTCGAGGTCAAGTACGGCAAGCGTCCCGTGGAGTTGCTGGACTCGCTCGGGCTGCTCGGCGACGACGTGCTGCTGGCGCACGCCGTGGATCTGACCGGCCCGGAGATCGCGGTGCTGGCCCGCACCGGCACCTCGGTCGCCCACTGCCCGGTCTCCAACCTGAAGTTGGGCTGCGGGATCGCGCCGGTGCCGCGGCTGCTGAGCGCCGGGGTGACCGTCGGGCTGGGCACGGACGGGGCCGTCAGCTCCAACACGCTGGACGTGCTCGGGGCGGTGCGGCAGGCGGCGCTCGTGCACAAGGCGGGCGGCGACCCCACCCTCGTCGGCGCCGAACGGGCCGTACGGATGGCGACGATCGAGGGTGCGCGGGCACTGGGGCTCGGGGAGCAGTTGGGCTCGTTGGAGGTGGGCAAGCGGGCCGACCTGGTCGTCCTCGACCTGAACGCCCCGCATCTGCGGCCGCCGCATGACCCGTGGTCGACGCTCGCCTACGCGGCGCACTCGGCGGATGTACGGGACACCGTGGTCGACGGGCGGGTGCTGATGCGGGACCGGGTGCTGACCACGCTGGACGAGCCGGCCGTGATCGCCGACCTGGAAGCACTGGTCTGACCGGGGATTTCGCTCCCGCGACGCTCTTTCCGCCCCCATAATGACGTGAGACATCGGATGTCTCGACGGACATGCGCGTGAACCACAGGGAGGCCGGCCATGGCAGTGACCGACGAGGCGATCGAGAAGATCAAGGACATGATCGTCTCCGGCGCCCTGCGCCCCGGCGACCGGCTGCCGAAGGAGTCCGAACTCGCCTCGGACCTCGGGCTGTCCCGCAACTCCCTGCGCGAGGCCGTGCGCGCCCTGTCGCTGATCCGGATCCTGGACGTGCGACAGGGCGACGGCACGTACGTGACCAGCCTCGACCCCCAACTCCTGCTGGAGGCCCTGAGTTTCGTCGTCGACTTCCACCGCGACGACACGGTGCTGGAGTTCCTCGCCGTGCGCCGCATCCTGGAGCCGGCCGCGACCGGGATGGCTGCCTCCCGGGTCAGCGAGCAGCAACTGGACGCGCTCTCGGCCCAGTTGGACAAACTCGGCGCCAACCCGTCGGTGGAGGAGCTGGTCGCCTCCGATCTGGACTTCCACCGGGGCATCGTGCAGAGCTCCGGCAACTCCGTGCTGTGCTCCCTCCTCGACGGCCTGTCGGGCCCCACCACCCGGGCCCGGATCTGGCGCGGCCTGACCCAGGAGGACGCCGTCAGCCGCACACTGCACGAGCACCGCATGATCCTCACCGCCCTGCGGGACCGGGACGCGGAGGCGGCGCGGTCATGGGCGACGGTGCACATCGCGAGCGTGGAGCAGTGGCTACGCGCGTCACTGTGAAACGGGTGATTCGACCCGGCGCAGATCATCGGGGGGTGTTCCGGGGTGGCTAATGGGGCAGTGATGCGTTCACTCCCCCGTGCAAGGGGGCTGCGGACGCCCCCGCTGGACGCCGTAAGGTTGGGGCGTACGGGAGGGCACGTCGGAAGGAGGCGCTGGGTGATCGAGCTCGAGGGGGTTCCCGAGCTGATCGACCCGGTCATGGTGGCCGCGTTCGAGGGCTGGAACGATGCCGGCGACGCCGCCTCCACCGCGGTCGCGCATCTGGACAGGGAGTGGAAGGGCGAGGTGTTCGCGGCGCTGGACGCCGAGGACTACTACGACTTCCAGGTGAACCGGCCCACGGTGTGGATGGACGCCGGAGTACGCAAGATCACATGGCCCACGACGCGGCTGTCCGTGGTCCGGGTCGGCGGCGAGAAGCCGCGCGATCTCGTACTGGTCCGAGGTATCGAACCGTCCATGCGCTGGCGCTCGTTCTGCAACGAGCTGCTGGGCTTCGCCCATGAACTGGGCGTCGAGCTGGTCGTGATCCTGGGCGCTCTGCTCGGTGACACCCCGCACACGCGTCCGGTCCCGATCAGCGGGACCACGTCCGATCCGGACCTGGCCCAGCGGATGGACCTGGAGGAGACCAAGTACGAGGGGCCCACGGGCATCGTCGGCGTCCTCCAGGAGGCGTGCACGCACGCGGGTGTGCCGGCCGTGTCGCTGTGGGCGGCCGTGCCGCACTACGTGTCGCAGCCGCCGAACCCGAAGGCGACGCTGGCCCTGCTCAACCGGCTCGAGGACCTGATCGACGTGCGCATCCCGCTGGGCGAGCTGCCCGAGGACGCGCGCGCCTGGCAGGTGGGCGTGGACCAGCTGGCCGCCGAGGACACCGAGGTCGCCGAGTACGTGCAGACGCTGGAGGAGGCCCGGGACACCGCCGAGCTGCCGGAGGCGTCGGGCGAGGCGATCGCCCGCGAGTTCGAGCGGTATCTGCGGCGCCGGGACGGCGGCAGCCCGCCGGGCGGGCACGCGACGGACAGCGGCGACGGTACGTCGTATCTGCGGGACGGCCCCAGCGGTCGTACTCGCCCGCCGAAGCCGCCGAAGCCGAGCGCGGACACGGATCCCGAGCCGGGTGCGGAGTCGGGGACCGATGGCGACGATTCAGGGGATTCGTCGGAGGAGTGAGAAGCGAGACGGGGAAGGGCGGTGCGCCTGGCGCGCACCGCCCTTTGTCACGTCCCGAGGGTCGGTGTCACACCTGCGGCACCGCCACCGCGTCGTAGTCGGTGTCGGGTGTCGGCTGCTCCACGTCGAAGCGGGCGTTGGGCAGGTAGAGCCGGTCGCCCCAGGCCGCGACGGTCGTCGGGATGCGGAAGCGCGGGTCGGTGATCCGGGTGATCGCCGTGCCCTTGGTGCCGGCCGCGTTCAGGCGGAAGACGTCGATGGCGTTCTGCGCCTGCTGGACGACGTAGAAGGTCCGGCCGAGCAGCAACATGCCGTCCCCGTTGGGGAGTTTGGCGCCGCCGAGGTCGACGGCGGTGGCGGCTCCGGTGCGCGGGTCGACCCGCATGAGGGTGCCGCCGTCGGCGAAGCAGTTCACCACGAGCAGGGCGCGGCCGTCGGGGGTGCGCTCGATGCCGTTGGCGGTGAAGTCGTCGCCCTGGACCCAGTCGCCGGACAGGGGCAGCGTCGTCAGGGCCCCGGGCGCGCCGTGCTTGCCGAGGGCCACACGGTAGAGCTGGGCCTTGAAGGAGTCGGTGAACCAGGCGGCGCCCGGGGTGAGGATCACGTCGTTCACGAAGCTGCCGCCAGTGGCGTACACCTTCTCGAGGGCGCCCGAGCGGAGGTCCACCGTGCGGATCTCCCCGCTGACGCCGCCGGCGAGGAACAGCCGGCCGTGGCCGATCTTGAGGCCCACGGTGGGGTGCTCGGCGCCGAGGCCCTTGCTGACGACGGAGCCGCGGCCCGTGGCGAGGTTCGCCCGGTAGATGTCCCCGTTGGCCAGGGAGCCGAAGTAGGCGAAGGGTTTGCCGCCGATGGTGATGCCCTCGGGCTGGAAGCCGTCGGGCAGCGGGAACTGGTCGGGCCAGGCGGTTTTCGGCGCTGCGGCCGCGTGCGCGGTGCCGCCGAGCAGCGCCGCTCCCGTCAGCGCCGCTGTTCCGGTGAGCAGTCTTCTACGTGCGAAGGAACGTGCTGTGGGTGCCACTGTGCGTCCTTCTGCCAAGGGGCCGGCGATCACCGGCCGAACGGTCAACAGACGCTCTCACCCCATCACATGACCGTCACCTCCGCAGTCTTTGGCCGGATTGTGGCGGGACATCTGTTTCAGGACGGATTGCACGCGGTACCCAGTTCAACTTGTTTTCAAACCGAGTTGGCGAACACGGGGTGGACGGGGGGCCGTTCCGGTGGTTGGTTGTCCCCGGAGACGCATCGAGTCCCCAGCAGGACGCACCACCCGCAACCAGGCACCCGCAAGGACCGAAGGGAGCGGCACCCGATGAGCGACCAGGTACAGCCGGCGCAGGGCCCGGGAGCGTCCGGGCCGGGGCCCGACGGAGCGGGATTCACCTATCGAGGGGCCGAGCAGGAACTGATCGTCGTCGCCCGCCCCGAGGCCCGGCTGCGTGCCGGCGCCGAGGGCGTACGGTCGGCGGCCGGCGCCGACGTCTCGGCCCTCAACATGTTCCTCAGCGACGAACAGCTCGCTCTGGAACCCCTGTTCGGCAGCGAGGAGAGGCTTCAGCAGTCGGCCACGGCGAACACCGAGAACGTGCCCGACCTCGCGCTGTTCTACCGGGTCAGCGGCGACCGCAGCCGCGCCGAGGAACTGCGCTCGCGGATCGCCGCGCTGCCGGGCATCGACACCGCGTACGTGAAGCCGGGCGCCGTCCCCGCCTCCCTGGGGCAGGTCGGCGAGGAGAGCGGTCGGCTGAAGGAAGGCGCCCCGGTCACCCCGGACTTCAGCAGCCGGCAGGGCTATCTGGGGCCCGCCCCCGAGGGGATCGACGCCCGCTGGGCCTGGCAGCGGCCCGGCGGCACCGGTCAGGGCGTGACCGTGATCGACGTCGAGGGCTCCTGGCAGCTCGGTCACGAGGACCTGGCCGCCAAGCTGGCCGGCGTCGTGGTCGGCACCCCGCTGACCGACCTGGCCTGGCGCAACCACGGCACCGCGGTGATCGGCGTGATCGGCGGCGACCGCACCGAGTTCGGGGTCACGGGCGTCGTACCGGACGCGGTGACCGCGGCCGCGTCCTTCCAGGGCATCGGCACCGCGGCCGCGATCCACGCGGCGGCGGACCGGCTCGGCCCCGGCGACATCGTGCTGGTCGAGCTGCACCGCCCGGGCCCGCGGCTGGACTTCGCCGACCGCGACGACCAGAAGGGCTACGTCGCCCTCGAATGGTGGCCGGACGACTTCGCGGCCGTCCGGTACGCCACCGCCAAGGGCGTGATCGTCGTGGCGGCCGCGGGCAACGGGTCCGAGTCCCTCGACGACGCCGTCTACGAGCGCCGCCCGGACGCGTTCCCGGAGTGGTGGCGCAATCCGTTCAACCCGTCCAACCAGTCCTCCGGCGCGATCCTGGTCGGCGCGGGCGCCCCGCCGCCCGGCACGCACGGCCGCGACCACGGCCCGGACCGCTCCCGGCTCGCGTTCTCCAACTACGGTGCCCGCGTGGACGCCCAGGGCTGGGGCCGCGAGGTCACCACCACCGGCGGCTTCTGGGACCGGCCCGGCGACCTGCAGGGCGGGGCCGAGGAGATCGCCTGGTACACGGACACGTTCTCCGGGACGTCCTCGGCCTCGCCGATGGTGGTCGGCGCGCTGGCCGCGCTCCAGGGCATGCTGAAGGCGGCCGGCCAGGCACCGATGTCCCCGGAGCGGGCCCGCGCGATGCTGCGGGCGACCGGCTCCCCGCAGCAGGACGCGCCGGGCCGGCCCGCGTCCCAGCGGATCGGCAGCCGGCCCGACATCAAGGCGGCGGTCACCCATCTGCTGCCGCACGCGGTCGGCTCGGGTCAGGCCGAACGGTACTGGGACGAGCTGCTGCCGTATCCGCGCGAACTCCCGCCGAGGCTCCGGCTGTTCGTGGCCGGCGGCTGGCGGAACCTCAACCATCCCTCCCCGGAGATCCGCCAGGCGGTGCACTCCGCCTTCGCGGGGGGACGGCCCGACGTCCGCGTGTGGTTCGCGGACGACGATGTCGTCGGCCTGGTCGTGACGGGCTGACGACAGCACATCCCAACCATCAAGGGAAGGTGACACCCGCATGAACACCACCCCGCAGATGAGCCAACTGGGACCACAGCAGGGCCAGCAAGGTCAGCAAGGCCAGCAGGGACAGCAGTTCCCGAGCACCTCTCCGTACCAGCAGCAACAGCAGCAGCCGTTCGGCCAGCAGGGCTTCGGTCAGCAGGGCGTCGGCCAGCAGCAGCCCTACGGCATGGGCGGCGGCTCGCTGGAGCAGCTCCAGCAGCTCGGCCAGCAGCAGCCCTACCAGCAGCTGCTCCAGCAGCTCGGCCAGCAGCCCTTCGCTCAGCAGCAGGGCTTCGGCCAGCAGCAGGGCCAGCAACAGGGCCAGCAACAGGGCCAGCAACAGGACCAGCAACAACAGCAACAGGTCGAGCAGCAGGTGCAGCAGCACATCCACCAGATCGCCCAGGCCGCCGTGCAGTACTTGCAGCAGCAGGTGCAGACGCAGGCGTTCCAGGCCGGCATCGCGAACGGCTACATCGATGTCGTCCAGCCGCTGCCGGGGCAGCCGAGTGTGATCGGGCTGCTGATCGGCGGTCAGCTGAGGGTCCTGTTCAACCCCAACCCGCAGACCCACGACCAGGTCCAGGAGGCGTTCGCCTTCGGCCACCAGGTCATCGGCATCTGGGACTCGCAGACCCCGCAGATCCTGCGCAGCATCCAGGTCCGCAAGATCTGACCGGCACCAGGTGACACGAAGGGCGCTTCCCCCGTCGGGGAAGCGCCCTTCTCGGTACCGGAGCGCTACAGCGCGACGCCGAGCAGCGCGTCCACCGCGCGCGAGACGACGCCGGGGGCGCTCTCGTCCGTGCCGCCGGACTCCTCCTGGCGGGCCGCCCAGCGGTCTACCGCGGCGAGCGCGGCCGGGGCGTCGAGGTCGTTCGCGAGGGCCTCGCGGATCTCCTCGACGAGAGCCTCGGCGGCCGGGCCGTCAGGCCGGGAGACGGCGGCACGCCACCGTCCGAGCCGCGCGACCGCGTCCTGGAGCACCTGGTCGGTCCACTCCCAGTCGGCCCGGTAGTGGTGGGCGAGCAGGGCGAGCCGGATCGCGGCCGGGTCGACGCCCGCGCGGCGCAGCGCCGAGACGAAGACGAGGTTGCCCTTGGACTTGGACATCTTCTCGCCGTGCAGGGCGACCATGCCGGCGTGGACGTACGCCTTGGCCATGGGGAACTCGCCGGTGAGCACCTGGGCGTGCGAGGCGCCCATCTCGTGGTGCGGGAAGGCGAGGTCGGAGCCGCCGCCCTGGACGTCGAAGGTCATGCCGAGGTGGTCGAGGGCGATGGCGACGCACTCGATGTGCCAGCCGGGCCGGCCGCGGCCCAGCGAGCCGCCGTCCCAGCTCGGCTCGCCCGGGCGGGCGGCCATCCACAGCATCGGGTCGAGCGGGTTCTTCTTGCCCGCCCGGTCCGGGTCGCCGCCGCGCTCGGCGGACAGCAGCCGCATGGCGGCGGCGTCGAGGTTGGAGACCTTGCCGAAGTTCGGGTCGGACTCGACGGAGAAGTAGATGTCGCCTTCGAGCTCATAGGCGGCGCCCGCGTCCCGCAGCCGCTCCACCAGCGGAACGATGCCGGGTATCGCCTCCACGGCACCGATGTAGTGCTGCGGCGGGAGCATCCGCAGGGCGGTCATGTCCTCGCGGAAGAGGGCCGTCTCCTTCTCGGCGAGGGCGACCCAGTCGATACTGTCCCGCTCGGCGCGCTCCAGGAGCGGGTCGTCGACGTCGGTGACGTTCTGGACGTAGTGAACCTGCCGCTTGGTGTCGAGCCACACGCGCTGCACGAGGTCGAACGCGTTGTAGGTCGCCGCGTGTCCCATGTGGGTGGCGTCGTACGGCGTGATGCCGCAGACGTAGATTCGGGCGACGGGACCGGGGTCGAGGGAGACCAGACCGCCGGTCGCGGTGTCGTGGATCCTCAGGTCGCGGCCCTGACCAGGCAGGGCGGGGACCTCGGAAGCGGGCCAGGCATGCATGTCATGAGCCTAACCGGACGGATGTTCCGTATACGAACCGGACCGGGCCGGATGGCCGGTAAGGCGGTCTTGCGCACTGTCGTCCAGTGTGCTGCTACACCGGCGGCCAGGGAATGGCCGGCCACTCACCGCTCGGCTCCGGGTGCTTCCCGGTGGCGAGCAGTTCGTCCACACGCGCGCGTGTGGCGTCGAGTTCGGCAGGGGTGATGAGTACGGCCAGACGGGCGGCCAGGGCTCCTTCGGCGCCGAGTGCCTCCTTGAGGCCCTTGAGGACGTCGACCGCCTCCCCTGTCAGGGGCTCGCCCGCCCAGCCCCACAGCAGGGTGCGGAGCTTGTTGTCGACGTTGAAGGTGACGCCGTGGTCGATGCCGTACAGGCGCTCCCCGGCGGGCAGCAGATGGCCGCCCTTGCGGTCCGCGTTGTTGATCACGGCGTCCAGGACGGCCAGCCGGCGCAGCCGTTCGTCGTCGGCGTGCACCAGCAGCGCGGTCTTGCCTTCGCCGACCTCGGCGAAGCCGATGGCCTTCCAGCCGGGCTCGGGTTCCTCGCCGTCGACCAGGGCGAGCAGCTCGGCGCCGGGCGCGCCCTCGATCCACAGCTGGACCATGCCCTCGCCGAACGGCCCGTCGCGCAGCACGGTGGGCGGGACCAGGCCCCAGCCGGTCGCCTCGGACACCTCGTAGGCGGCGACCTCGCGCTGGGCGAGGGTGCCGTCCGGGAAGTCCCACAGGGGGCGCTCGCCGCGGACGGGCTTGTAGACGCAGTAGGCCTCCTGGCCGTCGTGCTCCACGGAGCAGTACAGCACCGCGTTGGAGGCGTCCCGGATCTGTCCGCGCACCGTCAGCTCACCGCGGGTGAGCAGCTCGGCCGTGGTCACGCCCCGCGGCGGTATCCGTTCTGGCGCGGACATACGTGTCCTTCCGGGTCGAGCGGGAGGCTGCACAGCGGGCACGGCGGCCGCCCGGCGTTGACGACGTCCAGGGCCCGCTTGGCGAAGGCTCGCGCCTGCGCGCCGGTGAGCCGGACCCGCAGCATCGGGGGGCCGTTCTCCTCGTCCTGGAGGAGCCTTTCCTCGGCCTCGGCGAGGTCCTCCTCGGACTCCGCGTCGAGTTCCACGAGGGCCTGCGCCTCGACGATCATGCGCTGCTCCTCACCGTCCCAGGCCAGCGCCATGGTGCCGACGCGGAACTCCTCCTCGACGGGGGTGTCCAGCGGGGCGGTGTCGGAGATCTCGGTGGGTGCCACGGCCGGGACGGAGGCGTTGCCGCCGCTGCGCCGGACCACTTCGTCCAGCAGTTCGTCCATGCGCTCGGCGAGGGCGGCGACCTGGGTCTTCTCCAGGGCCACGCTGGTCACCCGGGAACCCGCGATGGCCTGGAGGAAGAACGTACGGCGTCCGGGCAGTCCGACCGTGCCGGCCACGAAGCGGTCCGGAGGGTCGTAGAGGAACACCTGACGGGACACGTCCTGTCTCCTGGAGTCGTGATGGGTACGGCGCTACTGCGACCGCTTCACCCTACTGCGCCCGACGATCACGGTGCGCCCGCACCACCCCCGACCGGGGCGTCGTCCGCGGGCGGTGTCTCGCGCGGCGCCAGGGAGGCGAAGTCACCGGTGTCGCCGAGGCGTACGAGGAACGGGCGCAGACGGGTGTAACGGATCGCGGTGATGGAACACGGATCGACAGAGATTCGCTGGAAGAGGTCGAGATGAAGTCCGAGCGCGTCCGCGACGAGCGACTTGATGATGTCGCCGTGCGAGCACATGAGGTAGACGGCGTCGGCGCCGTGGTCGCGCTCCACGCGCGCGTTCCACTCCCGTACGGCCTCGGCGGCGCGGGTCTGCATGGCCCGCATCGACTCGCCGCCGGGGAACGCCGCCGCCGACGGGTGGGCCTGGACGACCTCCATCAGGGGCTCGTCCATGAGCTCGGCGAGCTTGCGGCCCGACCAGTCGCCGTAGTGGCACTCGCCGATCCGGTCGTCGGTGTGGACGGTCAGCCCGGGCCGGGCGTCCAGGAGGGGCTGGAGCGTCTCCTGGCAGCGCTGGAGCGGGCTGCTGACGATCTCGGCGAGGGGCAGTTCGGCGAGCCGCTGGGGCAGCGCGGCGGCCTGGGTCCGGCCGCGTTCGTCCAGGGCGACACCGGGGGTCCATCCGGCGAGCAGTCCCTCGGTGTTGGCGGTGGATCGTCCGTGCCGGACGAGGATCAGCGTGGGCATGCGGCCCAGGGTAGGCGCACACGCGCGTGCGCCGGTGAGCGAGTGACGGGAGAATACGCACCGTGATCGTGGACTGTGCCGTCTACCGCGACGGACACCGCACCGAGGGCCCCGACGACCTGTCCGACGCCCTGGCGGAGGCGCGGGCCGGGGGCGGGTTCGTCTGGATCGGGCTGCACGAGCCGTCGGAACGGGAGTTCGACCTCGTCACCCAGGAGTTCGGGCTGCACCCGCTGGCGGTCGAGGACGCCCTGAAGGCCCATCAGCGGCCCAAGCTGGAGGTCTACGACGACTCCCTCTTCCTCG includes:
- a CDS encoding DUF3090 domain-containing protein, which encodes MSRQVFLYDPPDRFVAGTVGLPGRRTFFLQAIAGSRVTSVALEKTQVAALAERMDELLDEVVRRSGGNASVPAVAPTEISDTAPLDTPVEEEFRVGTMALAWDGEEQRMIVEAQALVELDAESEEDLAEAEERLLQDEENGPPMLRVRLTGAQARAFAKRALDVVNAGRPPCPLCSLPLDPEGHVCPRQNGYRRGA
- a CDS encoding SCO1664 family protein, which gives rise to MSAPERIPPRGVTTAELLTRGELTVRGQIRDASNAVLYCSVEHDGQEAYCVYKPVRGERPLWDFPDGTLAQREVAAYEVSEATGWGLVPPTVLRDGPFGEGMVQLWIEGAPGAELLALVDGEEPEPGWKAIGFAEVGEGKTALLVHADDERLRRLAVLDAVINNADRKGGHLLPAGERLYGIDHGVTFNVDNKLRTLLWGWAGEPLTGEAVDVLKGLKEALGAEGALAARLAVLITPAELDATRARVDELLATGKHPEPSGEWPAIPWPPV
- a CDS encoding histidine phosphatase family protein, which gives rise to MPTLILVRHGRSTANTEGLLAGWTPGVALDERGRTQAAALPQRLAELPLAEIVSSPLQRCQETLQPLLDARPGLTVHTDDRIGECHYGDWSGRKLAELMDEPLMEVVQAHPSAAAFPGGESMRAMQTRAAEAVREWNARVERDHGADAVYLMCSHGDIIKSLVADALGLHLDLFQRISVDPCSITAIRYTRLRPFLVRLGDTGDFASLAPRETPPADDAPVGGGAGAP